From Acipenser ruthenus chromosome 2, fAciRut3.2 maternal haplotype, whole genome shotgun sequence, a single genomic window includes:
- the LOC117420997 gene encoding lung adenoma susceptibility protein 2, with amino-acid sequence MNKAVIHSPESTVTSLLASSGHLKSSVYTDSSHSSIKYNDRHYESATEALDAYIEDFEKSLGSSWKSTGRLHLKRNTVSHPRAQFKNRDVLKESLSERELDFLNLPVGRSIDNDPDLVSLITDDLLILPPDGSLPITRTSALLTMSKRDTRLSVDCSPHSKSYSRSCNDPASSHIHVSSKASAPQELDSHVQRRRKSGKNTSLEDIFGTHSSHQSHKAECNQPLQHILSTPLPSEDCKQKRSELYTSSAKNYPRWLTCQKSEIDFSGITSLPDVKYPGWLQDCDLASNISHTLASNPKTEGYSLGQERRSEPKIVSWLDDLEASYCDLQKENLANLLRLGDDVYRSTMLTKRKQQTEQLATFEVERKNDYKESFRDDKIELLILKAEKALSSPALGLGRSVREHESPQTEEVLEADRSWDNPPVTFKPPVPVGGAELLESDGAARDKQIDDYLTDCMKSNKEAVTCSSGYSSSKHHGPVEALKQMLFSLQSVEQRFSQEQIDQHEEITTIKQLGSEMPLVDYETAPGGQSLQRAMHHLGRLKNLVDDMKEKKEQDNETQKENYLVNKGK; translated from the exons ATGAATAAAGCTGTGATCCACTCCCCAGAATCCACAGTCACTTCTCTGCTGGCCAGTTCTGGACACCTGAAAAGCTCTGTTTACACTGATTCTAGTCATTCCTCTATAAAGTATAATGATAGGCATTATGAGTCCGCTACAGAAGCCCTGGATGCCTACATTGAAGACTTTGAGAAAAGCCTTGGATCTTCATGGAAGAGCACTGGGAGGCTGCACCTTAAGAGAAACACAGTCAGCCACCCCAGAGCACAGTTTAAGAACAGAGACG TTCTTAAGGAAAGCCTTTCTGAGAGGGAGTTGGATTTTCTAAACTTGCCGGTAGGAAGATCAATTGACAATGACCCTGACCTTGTTAGCCTCATCACTGATGATCTCCTTATCTTGCCACCAGATGGTTCATTGCCCATCACCCGCACCTCAGCCCTCTTGACTATGTCAAAACGTGATACTCGGCTCTCCGTGGATTGTAGTCCACATTCAAAATCCTACAGTAGGTCCTGCAATGATCCTGCTTCTAGTCACATTCACGTATCATCCAAGGCTTCTGCCCCCCAAGAGCTGGACTCTCATGTACAGCGAAGGAGGAAGAGTGGAAAAAACACATCACTTGAGGACATTTTTGGAACACATTCCAGCCACCAGTCTCATAAAGCTGAGTGCAACCAACCCTTGCAACATATTCTTTCAACTCCCCTGCCATCTGAGGACTGCAAGCAGAAAAGATCTGAGCTGTATACAAGCTCTGCCAAAAACTATCCCAGGTGGCTGACCTGCCAGAAGTCGGAAATAGATTTTTCAGGGATAACTAGCTTGCCTGATGTGAAATACCCTGGCTGGCTACAGGACTGTGATCTAGCATCCAACATTAGTCACACTCTAGCGTCAAACCCAAAAACAGAGGGTTACTCACTGGGACAGGAGCGGAGATCTGAGCCTAAAATTGTGTCCTGGCTTGATGACCTAGAGGCATCTTATTGTGATCTTCAGAAGGAGAATCTGGCCAACCTATTGAGACTTGGTGATGATGTGTACCGCAGCACCATGCTTACAAAAAGGAAGCAGCAAACAGAGCAACTTGCTACCTTTGAAGTGGAAAGGAAAAACGATTACAAGGAGTCTTTTAGAG atgataAGATTGAATTACTGATTCTTAAAGCAGAGAAGGCTCTTTCATCCCCAGCTCTTGGGCTGGGTCGGAGTGTAAGAGAGCATGAGAGTCCTCAGACTGAAGAGGTGCTGGAGGCTGACCGGTCCTGGGACAATCCACCAGTAACTTT TAAACCCCCGGTGCCAGTAGGTGGTGCTGAATTACTGGAATCTGATGGAGCAGCAAGAGACAAGCAGATTGATGATTATTTGACTGACTGCATGAAGAGCAACAAAGAG GCTGTGACATGTTCATCGGGATATTCCTCCAGTAAGCACCATGGGCCTGTAGAAGCACTGAAGCAAATGCTGTTTAGTCTGcagtctgtagagcagcgttTCAGCCAAGAGCAAATAGATCAGCATGAAGAAATAACGACTATAAAACAG TTAGGGTCTGAAATGCCATTGGTGGATTATGAAACAGCCCCAGGCGGCCAGTCTTTACAAAG GGCAATGCACCATTTAGGGCGACTGAAGAACCTTGTTGATGATATGAAGGAGAAGAAAGAGCAAGACAACGAGACCCAGAAAGAAAACTATTTggttaataaaggaaaataa